From Plasmodium yoelii strain 17X genome assembly, chromosome: 11, a single genomic window includes:
- a CDS encoding RAP protein, putative, with protein MVLLFKPHIWCGKFLITWHNFENCKKKCGKYCCIFYQNVCNKNNNKKEIKIINKLSPNLNSFKNKNKFEENKFEEKKFEENKFEEKKFDIDDLNKYNLKNNKISFDILNQIINYVLLEKNDNKLNIENLLLLLIIFNKNFPDYKNKFENEFYLKVLTCIMSKIKLKLHYLYTSKMLIYALNILTNLKLADNDILKIFINKCDYFIKNEEYEIYDLVGFLRIFSEIYIFNKHYNSINLQNVNWVLIKNICNKLVYNFDFLFLPYKDNTFSFNLRKKISRQIFQIVNTQNGPLNFNKNKLDTKRGGSTNDRNGNNNNDNGDNDDDNGDDSIYAGSNTPNAIILDTLFSICKSLKDLNYSHIPLSNEITNIIKIYFFNKNKLINLDQDYDSLNKIFYIMNCFLFLKLDYHMFYKYILNNFIQFLKNYKNLLLIFFLLSKNNLFPSKVIHIFDSIFLQNIKQKKYNSQNLIIILESYALHKYRNSNIIQHILNFCNIISLEYLSFTKTGKVVEKNGVCQNSECDGEERGGNSLCNSLTILDKIKILYSLFHLDIYIENILVDITTKLLNKPELIHEIPYKFLIKLLLSFCYFSFKNKDIYNMIIKNLIKYDILIDNIYLNQLKIIELSLRTQHVPNVYNKLDTECYEYMNYIKNKEKEIEYNIKSDLQKEVKNILLTFNLTPLEEVSIGPYNVDFIEEDKTFQNISKNEIYYKKESNNSTKIILSDKKNYENIGKIIIEVNGEHHFYRNTKSYTSFSKLKHKLLSDLGYIVINIPYFDWAILKTYLNKKSYIKKIINDKSNIDMVSILPYNQQTLLLKNKELQNIKNTIHSEDAKSAFINSIAEFRRKKKLKFLKKKIKEI; from the coding sequence ATGGTTTTGTTATTCAAGCCACACATTTGGTGTGGGAAATTTTTGATTACTTGGCATAATTTcgaaaattgtaaaaaaaaatgtggaaaatattgttgtatattttatcaGAATGTTTGtaacaaaaataacaataaaaaggagataaaaataataaataaattatctcCAAATTTGAAcagttttaaaaataaaaataagtttgaagaaaataagtttgaagaaaaaaaatttgaagaaaataagtttgaagaaaaaaaatttgatatagacgatttaaacaaatataatctgaaaaataacaaaattagTTTTGACATTttaaatcaaataataaattatgttttattggaaaaaaatgataataaattaaatatagaaaatttattactattattaattatatttaataaaaattttccagattataaaaataaatttgaaaatgaattttatttaaaagtaTTAACATGTATTATGtctaaaataaaattaaaactacattatttatatactagtaaaatgttaatttatgcattaaatatattaacaaatttaaaacTAGCTgataatgatatattaaaaatatttataaataaatgtgattatttcataaaaaatgaagaatatgaaatatatgatCTTGTTGGTTTTTTAAGAATATTTagtgaaatatatatttttaacaaacATTATAATTCTATTAATTTACAAAATGTCAATTGGGtcttaattaaaaatatatgtaacaaattagtatataattttgactttttatttttaccatATAAAGATAATACCTTTTCATTTAACTtgcgaaaaaaaatatctcgccaaatttttcaaattgtTAATACGCAAAATGGCCCATtaaattttaacaaaaataagtTAGACACTAAAAGGGGGGGCAGCACAAACGATAGGAacggaaataataataatgataatggtgataatgatgatgataatggtGATGACTCCATCTATGCTGGTTCTAACACACCAAACGCAATTATTTTAGACACACTTTTTTCAATTTGTAAAAGTTTAAAAGATTTAAACTATTCTCATATACCATTATCAAACGAAAttacaaatattataaaaatatatttttttaataaaaataaattaataaatttagatCAGGATTATGattctttaaataaaatattttatatcatgaattgttttttatttttaaaattagattatcatatgttttataaatatatattaaataattttattcaatttttaaaaaattataaaaatttgttacttattttttttttactatcaaaaaataatttgtttcctTCAAAagttattcatatatttgattcgatatttttacaaaatataaaacaaaaaaaatataattctcAAAAtcttataattatattagaATCATATGCCTTACATAAATACAGAAATTCGAATATAATCCAACACATTCTAAACTTTTGCAATATCATCTCCCTCGAATATTTATCTTTTACCAAAACAGGCAAAGTGGTAGAGAAAAATGGAGTCTGTCAAAATAGCGAATGTGATGGTGAGGAGAGAGGAGGCAACAGTTTATGCAATTCTCTCACAATtttagataaaataaaaattttgtacAGTTTATTTCACTTAGATatttatatagaaaatatattagtagACATAACAACCAAATTGTTAAATAAACCCGAATTAATACATGAAATtccatataaatttttaataaaattattattaagtttttgttatttttcttttaaaaataaagatatatataatatgataataaaaaatttaatcaaATATGACATATTAatagataatatatatttaaaccaattaaaaattatagaaCTCTCTTTGCGAACACAACATGTTCCAAATGTGTATAATAAATTAGATACTGAATGTTAtgaatatatgaattatattaaaaataaagaaaaagaaattgaatataatataaaatcagATTTACAAAAAGAAGTTAAAAATATTCTTCTAACTTTTAATTTAACACCTTTAGAAGAAGTTTCAATAGGACCATATAATGTTGATTTTATTGAGGAAGATAAAACatttcaaaatatatcaaaaaatgaaatatattataaaaaagaatCAAATAATTCtactaaaattatattatcagataaaaaaaattatgaaaatattggaaaaataataatcgaAGTTAATGGAGAACATCATTTTTATAGAAACACAAAATCTTATACttctttttcaaaattaaaacataaattatTAAGTGACCTTggatatattgttattaacATTCCTTACTTTGATTGGGCTAtattaaaaacatatttaaataaaaaatcgtacataaaaaaaataataaatgataagTCAAATATAGATATGGTTTCTATTTTGCCTTATAATCAGCAAACccttttattaaaaaataaagaattgcAAAATATCAAAAACACAATTCATTCGGAAGATGCCAAATCAGCCTTTATTAACAGCATTGCCGAGtttagaagaaaaaaaaagttaaagtttttaaagaaaaaaattaaagaaatcTGA